A DNA window from Nitrospira sp. contains the following coding sequences:
- a CDS encoding hypothetical protein (Evidence 4 : Unknown function but conserved in other organisms; MaGe:77310782): MKIRELLRVPVEENILIRLSLRKNLTRLHFAFKAIYLTVLSPDAWIRSIITVGIF, encoded by the coding sequence TTGAAAATCAGGGAACTCCTACGTGTTCCCGTCGAGGAGAATATATTAATCAGACTTTCCCTAAGAAAGAACCTGACGCGATTGCATTTCGCTTTTAAAGCTATCTACCTTACCGTCCTTTCCCCCGATGCGTGGATACGCTCCATTAT